Proteins found in one Flavobacteriales bacterium genomic segment:
- a CDS encoding aldehyde dehydrogenase family protein, with the protein MAEKKKENLNWEYSPAPESASIGKISKSYDLFIDGKFVRPAKGKYFPTINPATEQKLADIAEADASDVDKAVKAARKASASWSRLPAKERAKYIYRIARMIQERAREFAVIETLDGGKPIKESRDVDIPLAANHFFYYAGWADKLDYAFPNRKVSPVGVAGQIIPWNFPLLMAAWKIAPALATGNTVVLKPAETTSLTALKLAELFADADLPAGVVNIITGAGSTGAALVNHKGVDKIAFTGSTDVGKIIQRAIAGTPKKATLELGGKAANIIFEDATIDQAVEGIINGIYFNQGHVCCAGSRLFVQESVYDEVVRKLKHRLKSLRVGDPMDKNTDVGAINSKSQLSTIRKYIDLGKKEGAEMFQPQCDLPSKGFWCAPTLFTNVSQSHTIANEEIFGPVLAIQTFRTEAEVIEKANNTPYGLSAGVWTDKGSKIFNLTSKLRAGVVWANTYNKFDPVSPFGGYKESGFGREGGVHGLNPYVNF; encoded by the coding sequence ATGGCAGAAAAGAAAAAAGAGAATTTGAATTGGGAGTATTCACCTGCTCCTGAAAGTGCTTCGATAGGTAAAATTTCAAAGTCGTACGATTTATTTATCGACGGAAAATTTGTTCGTCCCGCCAAGGGAAAATATTTCCCAACCATTAATCCGGCCACCGAACAAAAGCTTGCTGATATTGCTGAAGCAGATGCTTCGGATGTAGACAAAGCGGTAAAAGCCGCACGAAAAGCCTCTGCTTCCTGGTCGCGACTACCCGCCAAAGAACGAGCGAAATACATATACCGCATTGCACGAATGATTCAGGAGCGTGCCCGCGAATTTGCGGTTATAGAAACACTGGATGGAGGTAAGCCGATTAAGGAAAGCAGAGATGTAGATATTCCGCTTGCTGCAAATCACTTTTTCTATTATGCGGGTTGGGCCGATAAGCTTGATTATGCATTTCCGAATCGCAAGGTATCACCGGTAGGTGTAGCGGGACAAATCATTCCCTGGAATTTCCCCTTGCTAATGGCCGCCTGGAAAATTGCACCAGCACTTGCCACCGGGAATACAGTTGTTTTAAAACCCGCAGAAACTACATCGTTAACCGCACTTAAATTAGCCGAACTTTTTGCTGATGCTGATTTGCCTGCAGGAGTCGTTAATATCATCACTGGTGCAGGTAGTACCGGTGCAGCATTGGTAAATCACAAAGGCGTTGATAAGATTGCATTCACCGGATCTACGGATGTGGGTAAAATCATTCAGCGTGCAATTGCCGGTACTCCTAAAAAAGCCACATTGGAATTAGGAGGTAAAGCAGCGAATATCATTTTTGAGGATGCCACCATCGATCAGGCAGTGGAAGGAATTATTAATGGAATTTATTTTAATCAGGGACATGTGTGTTGCGCCGGATCCAGATTGTTTGTTCAGGAATCGGTATATGATGAAGTTGTTCGGAAATTAAAACACCGTTTAAAATCACTTCGTGTAGGCGATCCTATGGATAAGAACACGGATGTAGGAGCTATCAATTCAAAATCGCAATTAAGCACGATTCGCAAATACATTGATTTAGGTAAAAAAGAAGGTGCAGAAATGTTTCAGCCACAGTGTGATTTGCCTAGCAAAGGATTTTGGTGTGCACCAACTTTATTTACCAACGTTTCTCAATCGCATACCATAGCGAATGAGGAAATTTTCGGACCCGTTTTAGCTATCCAAACATTTCGTACCGAGGCTGAGGTGATTGAAAAGGCGAATAATACGCCTTATGGATTATCAGCCGGAGTGTGGACCGACAAGGGCTCTAAAATATTTAATCTCACTTCTAAATTAAGAGCCGGTGTGGTTTGGGCAAATACATACAATAAATTCGATCCTGTTTCTCCATTTGGTGGTTATAAAGAAAGTGGTTTTGGACGAGAAGGTGGTGTACACGGATTAAATCCTTATGTTAATTTTTGA
- a CDS encoding GDP-L-fucose synthase, translating into MNKDSKIFIAGHRGMVGSAILRKLQSEGFNNVIVRTSSELDLTSQIAVQDFFMTEKPEFVFLAAAKVGGIHANNVYRAEFLYQNLMIESNVIHAAYENKVKKLLFLGSSCIYPKLAPQPLKEESLLTGLLESTNEPYAIAKIAGIKLCEAYRSQYGCNFISAMPTNLYGPNDNYDLNNSHVLPALIRKFHTAKMENSPQVEIWGTGSPKREFLHVDDLAEACLFLMENYNEALFVNVGTGVDLSIRELAEMVKSIVEYKGELVFNTEKPDGTPRKLMDVSRIHQLGWKHRIQLAEGIRSVYDQVKQMEWAM; encoded by the coding sequence ATGAATAAAGATTCAAAAATATTTATTGCCGGTCACAGAGGGATGGTAGGAAGTGCTATTCTTCGGAAATTACAATCGGAGGGATTCAATAATGTTATTGTCCGAACTTCTTCTGAATTAGATCTTACTTCACAAATAGCGGTGCAGGATTTTTTCATGACTGAAAAACCCGAATTTGTTTTTTTAGCTGCTGCCAAAGTGGGAGGGATTCACGCTAACAATGTTTATCGCGCCGAATTTCTTTACCAGAATCTGATGATTGAATCCAACGTGATTCATGCTGCTTATGAAAATAAAGTAAAAAAATTATTGTTCCTCGGTTCTTCCTGCATTTACCCAAAACTTGCTCCACAACCGCTTAAGGAAGAATCGTTGTTGACGGGTTTATTGGAGTCGACCAACGAACCTTATGCCATTGCTAAAATTGCCGGTATTAAACTTTGCGAAGCCTATCGCTCGCAATACGGATGTAATTTTATTTCAGCCATGCCAACTAATTTGTATGGTCCGAATGATAATTATGATTTAAATAACTCACATGTTCTTCCTGCGCTGATCCGTAAGTTTCACACTGCAAAAATGGAAAATAGTCCGCAAGTAGAAATTTGGGGAACAGGCTCGCCCAAACGCGAATTTTTGCATGTTGATGATCTTGCTGAGGCATGTTTGTTTTTAATGGAAAACTACAACGAAGCATTGTTTGTGAATGTGGGTACCGGAGTGGATTTAAGCATTCGTGAATTGGCCGAAATGGTGAAATCTATTGTTGAATACAAAGGTGAACTTGTTTTTAATACGGAAAAACCAGATGGTACACCTCGCAAATTAATGGATGTTTCACGCATTCATCAACTCGGTTGGAAACACCGCATTCAGCTGGCCGAAGGAATCCGGTCGGTTTACGATCAGGTAAAACAAATGGAATGGGCAATGTGA
- the gmd gene encoding GDP-mannose 4,6-dehydratase: MAKVALITGVTGQDGAYLSELLLSKGYIVHGIKRRSSLFNTDRVDHLYKDQHESNVNFILHYGDLTDSTNLIRIIQEVQPDEIYNLGAQSHVQVSFETPEYTANSDAMGTLRILEAIRILKLEKKTKFYQASTSELYGKVQEVPQKETTPFYPRSPYAVAKLYAFWITKNYREAYGIFACNGILFNHESPLRGETFVTRKITRAVAKIKLGLQKKLFLGNLDAQRDWGHAKDYVEGMWLMLQQKEADDFVLATGKTYSVRHFVNLAFKEVGIEVEWKGEGVNEKGYRAGTNEILVEVDPKYFRPTEVELLIGDPTKAQNILGWKHKYELDGLVREMVKADVDLFTRDKYLMEGGHKVLNYHE; encoded by the coding sequence ATGGCAAAAGTCGCATTGATTACAGGCGTAACCGGTCAGGATGGTGCTTATTTATCAGAACTCCTCCTTTCGAAGGGTTATATCGTTCATGGAATTAAACGAAGAAGTTCCTTGTTTAATACTGATCGGGTTGACCATCTTTATAAAGATCAGCATGAATCCAATGTGAATTTCATTCTTCACTATGGTGATCTTACCGATAGTACCAATCTGATTCGCATTATACAAGAGGTTCAACCGGATGAGATTTATAACCTGGGTGCGCAATCGCATGTACAGGTTTCATTTGAGACTCCGGAATATACCGCGAATTCAGATGCGATGGGAACACTGAGAATTCTTGAAGCAATTCGGATTCTTAAGCTGGAAAAGAAGACTAAATTTTATCAGGCTTCTACTTCTGAATTGTATGGAAAAGTGCAAGAAGTTCCACAAAAAGAAACGACTCCTTTTTACCCGCGTAGTCCCTATGCCGTAGCAAAATTATACGCGTTTTGGATCACCAAAAATTACCGCGAGGCTTATGGAATTTTTGCTTGTAACGGCATTTTGTTTAATCATGAAAGTCCTTTACGCGGCGAAACATTTGTTACCCGAAAAATCACCCGTGCCGTTGCTAAAATAAAATTGGGACTCCAAAAGAAATTATTTCTTGGAAATCTCGATGCACAGCGCGACTGGGGACATGCGAAAGATTATGTAGAAGGGATGTGGTTAATGTTGCAGCAAAAGGAAGCTGACGATTTTGTACTGGCTACCGGAAAAACGTATTCTGTTCGTCACTTCGTGAACCTGGCCTTTAAGGAAGTGGGTATTGAAGTGGAATGGAAAGGCGAAGGCGTTAACGAAAAAGGATATCGTGCAGGAACCAATGAAATTTTAGTTGAAGTAGATCCTAAGTATTTCCGTCCTACAGAAGTTGAATTGCTCATTGGTGATCCTACCAAAGCACAAAACATTCTGGGATGGAAACACAAATATGAGCTGGATGGATTAGTGCGTGAAATGGTAAAAGCGGATGTTGATCTTTTTACACGTGATAAATATTTGATGGAGGGTGGACATAAGGTGTTGAATTACCATGAATAA
- the cysQ gene encoding 3'(2'),5'-bisphosphate nucleotidase CysQ, which translates to MKNFLQTAIIAAIKAGNEILEVYNTEFAVETKEDDSPLTLADKKSNDVIVHHLANTCIPILSEEGIEIPFSERKNWNQLWIVDPLDGTKEFIKRNGEFTVNIALVRNHFPVLGVIYVPVSKQLYFASTEYGAFMATSDDVMDSPNWLDELISNSKKLPHQPSAPNEIRIVASRSHMSPETEQFIADQEKQFEKVELVSMGSSLKICLVAEGKADVYPRFAPTMEWDTAAGQAIAECAGRTFIDYKLGERMAYNRENLRNNWFLVS; encoded by the coding sequence ATGAAGAATTTTTTACAAACAGCCATTATTGCCGCTATAAAAGCAGGAAATGAAATTCTTGAAGTTTACAACACTGAATTTGCAGTTGAAACAAAAGAGGATGATTCGCCATTGACCCTTGCAGATAAAAAATCTAATGATGTAATTGTGCATCATCTCGCAAATACTTGTATACCGATTTTAAGTGAGGAGGGCATTGAAATTCCATTTTCAGAACGGAAAAACTGGAATCAATTATGGATTGTTGATCCGCTGGATGGGACCAAAGAATTTATTAAACGTAATGGTGAATTTACCGTCAACATTGCTTTGGTGCGCAATCATTTTCCTGTGCTTGGCGTTATTTATGTTCCTGTAAGCAAACAACTTTATTTTGCTTCCACTGAATACGGCGCTTTTATGGCCACCTCAGATGATGTGATGGATTCTCCCAATTGGTTGGACGAATTAATTTCCAATTCCAAGAAACTCCCGCATCAACCTTCAGCGCCTAACGAAATTCGAATAGTTGCCAGCCGTTCTCATATGAGTCCGGAAACGGAACAATTTATTGCTGATCAGGAAAAGCAATTTGAAAAAGTAGAGCTGGTATCGATGGGTAGTTCTTTAAAAATTTGCCTTGTTGCAGAAGGGAAAGCGGATGTGTACCCTCGTTTTGCACCCACGATGGAATGGGATACAGCGGCCGGTCAAGCCATTGCAGAATGTGCGGGCAGGACCTTTATCGATTATAAATTGGGAGAACGTATGGCTTACAACCGTGAAAACCTCAGAAACAACTGGTTTCTTGTCAGCTAA
- a CDS encoding undecaprenyl/decaprenyl-phosphate alpha-N-acetylglucosaminyl 1-phosphate transferase, with the protein MSILLISLGFFTALVVVVIATPTLIKVAKLKHLVDEPGEERKLHSRSVPTIGGVIIFSSILFSYSLWFPDTGDDLHRYIREYKYIIASLVILFFVGVKDDIIGTAPIKKLLAHIVVAFILVMMGETQIKGMHGLFGIWDIPEWARILLSVFVYIVIVNAFNLIDGVDGLASGIGFITSVFFGTWFALVGNSPMALLSFILAGSLLGFLLFNFSPAKIFMGDSGSLTIGCIISVLVIHMIETPASKIPDFLLSHSVPVLAMSILVYPLIDTLRVFIVRALNGQSPFSADKNHLHHRLIASGFSHAKTVLILYAYNIVVVLSAFAFGFLNHTLAFFLSLGTAVLLASLFFAIPSKKNEI; encoded by the coding sequence ATGAGTATTTTATTAATATCTCTTGGCTTTTTTACGGCATTGGTGGTGGTGGTCATAGCTACTCCAACGCTGATTAAAGTTGCCAAGCTTAAACATTTGGTGGACGAACCCGGGGAGGAACGAAAGTTACATTCACGGAGTGTTCCTACTATTGGCGGCGTTATCATTTTCAGTTCTATTTTGTTTTCCTACTCCTTATGGTTTCCCGATACCGGAGATGATTTACATCGTTACATCAGAGAATATAAATACATCATTGCCTCCCTGGTTATTTTATTTTTCGTTGGGGTAAAGGATGATATTATCGGAACCGCACCCATAAAAAAATTATTGGCTCACATAGTCGTTGCCTTTATTTTGGTTATGATGGGAGAAACACAAATAAAAGGAATGCATGGCTTGTTTGGTATTTGGGATATCCCCGAATGGGCGAGGATTTTATTATCGGTATTTGTATACATTGTTATTGTAAATGCATTTAATCTTATCGACGGGGTTGACGGTTTAGCTTCAGGGATTGGTTTTATTACTTCTGTTTTTTTCGGAACATGGTTTGCTTTGGTGGGTAATTCCCCAATGGCTTTATTGTCCTTTATTCTTGCAGGATCGTTATTAGGATTTTTACTTTTTAATTTTTCACCGGCAAAAATTTTCATGGGCGATAGTGGTTCACTTACAATTGGATGCATCATTTCGGTGTTAGTAATACACATGATTGAAACACCGGCTTCAAAAATTCCGGATTTTCTGCTTTCTCATTCCGTACCCGTCTTGGCAATGTCTATTTTGGTTTATCCGCTGATTGACACATTGAGGGTTTTTATTGTTCGCGCTTTAAACGGACAATCGCCTTTTTCTGCCGACAAAAATCATTTGCATCATCGTTTAATTGCCAGTGGATTTTCTCATGCAAAAACGGTATTAATTCTCTATGCTTACAATATAGTTGTGGTTTTATCCGCATTTGCTTTTGGATTCCTGAACCACACACTGGCTTTCTTTTTGTCATTAGGCACAGCGGTATTATTGGCCTCCTTGTTTTTTGCAATTCCTTCCAAGAAAAATGAAATATAA
- a CDS encoding aldehyde dehydrogenase family protein, with amino-acid sequence MSRLEVLKTYKLFVGGKFPRTESGRYYSPRDKKGKLLANVSLSSRKDFREAVVAARGAFASWSGRAAFNRGQLLYRIAEILEGRKSQFISELVLMGSSPKAAETEVNLCIDRLVYYSGWCDKYQQLFSSVNPVASSHFNFSVPEPMGVVAAFADENSGLIGLVSLVASVIAGGNTIVVLASESKPLTAITFGEVLNTSDVPGGVVNILTGNKTELGEHFASHMDVNALVIQGEDYKSIYALKEIAAVNVKRVFSYAKNWMDEKEESPYYIMDLQEIKTTWHPIENIGGSGGSY; translated from the coding sequence ATGAGTCGTTTGGAAGTTTTAAAAACATATAAGCTGTTCGTGGGAGGAAAATTTCCTCGAACAGAAAGTGGTCGTTATTATTCTCCCCGTGATAAAAAAGGAAAATTGCTGGCTAATGTTTCTTTGTCGTCGCGCAAAGATTTTCGTGAAGCAGTAGTTGCAGCGCGGGGCGCTTTTGCTTCGTGGTCGGGAAGAGCGGCGTTTAATCGTGGACAATTACTTTATCGTATTGCCGAAATTTTAGAAGGAAGAAAATCACAATTCATCAGTGAATTGGTCCTTATGGGTTCTAGTCCCAAAGCAGCAGAAACAGAAGTCAATCTTTGTATCGACCGTTTGGTTTATTATTCCGGTTGGTGCGATAAATACCAACAATTATTTAGTTCTGTAAATCCTGTTGCAAGCTCACATTTTAATTTTTCTGTTCCTGAACCAATGGGAGTGGTTGCTGCATTTGCAGATGAAAATTCCGGTTTAATCGGATTGGTTTCCCTTGTCGCTTCTGTAATTGCCGGAGGGAATACCATTGTGGTATTGGCCAGCGAATCGAAACCCTTAACGGCCATAACTTTTGGTGAAGTATTAAATACTTCTGATGTGCCTGGTGGGGTGGTAAATATTCTTACCGGTAACAAGACTGAATTAGGAGAACATTTTGCCAGCCATATGGATGTAAATGCACTTGTAATTCAAGGCGAGGATTATAAATCAATTTATGCGCTTAAAGAGATTGCAGCAGTAAATGTAAAGCGTGTGTTTTCTTATGCTAAAAACTGGATGGATGAAAAGGAAGAATCGCCTTATTACATTATGGATTTGCAAGAAATAAAAACCACATGGCACCCTATTGAAAATATCGGCGGTTCAGGAGGGTCATATTAA
- the deoC gene encoding deoxyribose-phosphate aldolase has translation MAQKNLFRFPPVSPPVDLVGVEERCAKFTSRSIKSSSKLQGLKMVLNMIDLTTLEGTDTPQKVRQLCYKAAHLHEAIPGLPTVAAVCVYPTMVATAKKALAGTGVKVASVSTAFPSGQGPQDVKISDTKMALDNGADEIDMVISRGKFLSGDYDFVFDEIAMIKELCGKKARLKVIFETGELGNLDRVRRASDIAIYAGADFIKTSTGKISPAATMPVTLVMLEAIRDYYFKTGTMVGMKPAGGISTAKSALHYLVMVKETLGDEWLSNEWFRFGASRLANDVLMQIAKQSTGNYQSGDYFSKD, from the coding sequence ATGGCACAAAAGAATTTATTCCGATTTCCTCCGGTGTCCCCTCCGGTAGATTTGGTGGGTGTGGAGGAACGTTGCGCGAAATTTACTTCCAGAAGCATTAAATCATCCAGTAAACTTCAGGGATTAAAAATGGTGTTGAACATGATTGATCTCACCACTTTAGAAGGGACGGATACGCCTCAAAAAGTGCGTCAATTATGTTATAAAGCAGCACATTTACATGAGGCGATTCCCGGTTTACCAACGGTTGCGGCTGTTTGTGTTTATCCAACCATGGTTGCCACGGCAAAGAAAGCACTCGCAGGCACCGGTGTGAAGGTGGCTTCTGTATCTACTGCTTTTCCCTCAGGCCAGGGTCCGCAGGATGTAAAAATTTCCGATACCAAAATGGCTCTTGATAATGGGGCAGATGAAATTGACATGGTTATTTCGAGAGGGAAATTTTTATCGGGCGATTATGATTTTGTGTTTGATGAAATTGCCATGATTAAAGAATTGTGCGGAAAAAAAGCGCGTTTGAAGGTTATTTTTGAAACCGGTGAATTAGGAAATCTGGACAGGGTTCGTCGCGCCAGTGATATCGCTATATATGCAGGTGCTGATTTTATAAAAACATCAACCGGAAAAATTTCGCCGGCTGCAACGATGCCGGTCACACTGGTAATGCTTGAGGCAATTCGCGATTATTATTTTAAAACGGGAACCATGGTGGGAATGAAACCTGCGGGTGGAATTTCAACTGCCAAATCGGCCCTCCATTATTTAGTAATGGTGAAGGAAACGCTGGGCGATGAATGGTTAAGTAATGAGTGGTTTCGTTTTGGTGCATCTCGTCTTGCAAACGATGTATTGATGCAGATTGCCAAACAAAGCACAGGAAATTATCAATCGGGAGATTACTTCTCAAAAGATTAA
- a CDS encoding SLC13 family permease, whose protein sequence is MLTGGGILVILVILFLVVSLYFDLIRPVLVFFLASLVFLVSGVIDSKDFMAGFANEQIVVVILLLVLSDIVKKTGILDVLLVNIFNPEIGYRRFLAKMSASVASISGFVNNTPLVAIMMPYVYDWARKKNISPSKVLIPLSYATIFGGTITLVGTSTNLVVNGFATDAGLPSLGMFDFTIVGVPLAFFGVLYLTFVASRLLPDRKDALSDFKEKSREYIVETKIAKGSHLIGKTVEAAGLRKLQGLFLVEIVRDEERIAPVSPKQSLEEGDVLLFAGATNTIIDLLQANNGLSLPKYSAIPDQEQMQIIEVVISAQSDLIGRIVKETNFRGKYDSAIVAINRNGERINGKLGEVELQSGDLLLLVAGSDFESRANDEQDFYLISRVREIHNINRFKSFSLLAGTVAAFVCAAMGVLSLFESLLLLFCGIAAMRLVKFSDLKKSFDADLYLILVLSLSFGKAISKSGLDQMIAEKIINGVAPLGSSIAILAVIYIITNVLAMLITNKAAVAIMFPITLATVKASGLDPTPFILAIAFAGSAEFMTPYGYQTNLMVYGPGGYKFKDYIKVGWGLSLIYMIVAVTILSYYYELK, encoded by the coding sequence ATGCTTACAGGGGGAGGTATATTAGTGATTTTGGTGATCTTATTTTTGGTCGTCAGTTTGTACTTTGACCTGATTCGTCCTGTCCTTGTATTTTTCCTTGCATCCCTTGTTTTTCTGGTTTCTGGAGTAATCGATTCCAAAGATTTTATGGCCGGATTTGCCAATGAGCAAATTGTGGTTGTTATTCTTTTATTGGTGCTGAGTGATATCGTTAAGAAAACAGGGATTCTGGATGTGTTATTGGTTAACATCTTTAACCCGGAAATCGGATATCGCCGTTTTTTGGCGAAGATGTCGGCCTCGGTTGCCTCTATTTCCGGCTTTGTAAACAATACTCCACTGGTGGCAATCATGATGCCTTATGTGTATGACTGGGCCAGAAAGAAAAACATTTCTCCGAGTAAAGTACTCATCCCTTTAAGTTATGCTACCATATTTGGAGGAACTATTACTTTAGTTGGTACATCAACTAATTTAGTAGTTAATGGATTTGCTACGGATGCGGGACTTCCTTCGTTGGGCATGTTTGATTTTACCATCGTTGGTGTTCCGCTGGCGTTTTTTGGTGTTTTATACCTCACCTTTGTTGCTTCCCGCTTATTACCCGATCGCAAAGATGCATTGAGTGATTTTAAGGAAAAGTCGAGGGAGTATATCGTAGAAACTAAAATTGCAAAAGGTTCTCATTTGATCGGCAAAACGGTTGAAGCAGCCGGTTTAAGAAAATTACAGGGATTATTTCTTGTAGAAATTGTTCGTGATGAGGAGCGCATTGCTCCGGTGAGTCCAAAACAATCACTGGAAGAAGGAGACGTATTACTTTTTGCAGGAGCTACCAATACAATTATAGATTTACTGCAGGCGAATAACGGATTATCCTTACCGAAATATTCCGCTATTCCCGATCAGGAGCAAATGCAAATTATCGAAGTGGTTATTTCTGCACAGTCCGACTTAATCGGTCGCATTGTAAAGGAAACCAATTTCAGGGGTAAATATGATTCTGCCATTGTTGCCATTAACCGAAATGGAGAGCGTATAAACGGAAAGCTGGGAGAAGTTGAGCTGCAGTCGGGCGATTTATTGCTCCTCGTTGCCGGTAGCGATTTTGAAAGCAGGGCAAATGATGAGCAAGATTTTTATCTCATCAGCAGAGTGCGGGAAATTCATAATATCAATAGGTTTAAATCATTCTCTTTATTAGCAGGAACCGTTGCAGCGTTTGTATGTGCTGCTATGGGAGTCCTTTCTCTCTTTGAAAGTTTATTGCTTTTGTTTTGTGGGATTGCTGCAATGCGGTTGGTGAAATTTTCAGATTTGAAAAAATCGTTTGATGCGGATTTATATCTCATTTTAGTGTTGTCGCTTTCATTTGGTAAAGCCATTTCAAAAAGTGGTTTAGATCAGATGATCGCCGAAAAAATTATTAATGGCGTTGCTCCTCTGGGAAGTTCGATTGCGATTCTTGCAGTAATATATATTATCACCAATGTGCTGGCGATGTTAATTACCAATAAAGCAGCTGTTGCGATTATGTTCCCGATTACACTGGCCACGGTTAAAGCATCTGGATTGGATCCCACACCTTTTATTTTGGCGATTGCATTTGCTGGCTCGGCGGAATTTATGACACCATACGGTTATCAAACGAACCTCATGGTGTATGGTCCCGGGGGATATAAGTTTAAGGACTACATCAAAGTGGGTTGGGGATTATCTCTGATTTATATGATTGTTGCCGTTACCATACTTTCTTATTACTACGAATTGAAATGA